One genomic segment of Sander lucioperca isolate FBNREF2018 chromosome 10, SLUC_FBN_1.2, whole genome shotgun sequence includes these proteins:
- the LOC116049738 gene encoding PILR alpha-associated neural protein isoform X2 produces MERCSISPVARLTALRCLVCLLLVALVTQPSTCNRDDSEGEEQVDALSVQLSVTAQVTPTPLWAVVWGPTQPLEDETYHFLSSQETDPLHQHGNQQEASTAKSDWSASMQPREDVPLESKDQEGVEDGGTEAEETEPEEVDPQFYVTVTISSLLILTAVVITAKLWIPVVNL; encoded by the exons ATGGAGAGATG CTCCATCTCTCCTGTCGCACGACTGACTGCCCTCCGCTGCCTTGTCTGCCTTCTCCTGGTTGCTCTGGTGACACAGCCTTCCACCTGTAACCGTGACGACAGTGAGGGCGAGGAGCAGGTGGACGCCCTGTCTGTCCAGCTGTCCGTTACAGCCCAGGTCACACCCACCCCTCTGTGGGCGGTAGTCTGGGGTCCCACACAGCCTCTGGAGGATGAGACCTACCATTTCCTTTCCAGCCAGGAAACTGACCCCCTGCACCAGCATGGTAACCAGCAGGAGGCCAGCACCGCCAAGTCAGACTGGTCTGCAAGCATGCAGCCCCGAGAGGACGTGCCGCTGGAGTCTAAGGACCAGGAGGGAGTCGAGGATGGAGGCACGGAAGCGGAGGAGACAGAGCCTGAGGAAG tggaCCCTCAGTTCTACGTCACAGTGACCATCTCCTCGCTGCTCATCCTGACGGCAGTCGTTATTACAGCCAAACTCTG